A window of Bacillus sp. E(2018) contains these coding sequences:
- a CDS encoding YIP1 family protein: protein MKRIAQFVALLVFLLVPISSIASASVPYQTETLSADGQTIETQTAYTPVGTLLPDVEITNPEDIFSDTKGNLYIADSGAKKILVADKNGKFLREIGKGVLKSPTGVYVDENEKIFVADYEEEKVFRFSQDGKVEEQYGKPDSPLFGKSSSFKPQKVAVDRRGSIYVISEGSTNGIIQLSKDGGFLGYYGVNSTEGSFETFLQKLLTSESKKANMFMKTPPAPDNIALDDQGLVYSVTEGTTNEVIKKLNVAGKNMLFPDISDEKSLQDIAVDYDGNMFVVSSTGEIYEYDSFGNLLFIFGGKDDGTNRLGLFKQPTGITIDSDGRLYVTDKERGMIQVFESTAFSKQVHEGIALFKEGRYVESQKYWEEVLKMNSSFGLAHSAMGSAYYKQQDYDKALEEYEFANDVYGYSDSFWEVRHAWMQENLETVLFAIIFFTILYYIVKVIDKKKGILNQPRRRIGAIKKQRLIGELLFLFKFFRHPIDSFYYLKKKQYASILSATILYVILIVEYIYSRFYTGFIYKTVSSDANLVGELLLLLVPLALFIVVNYLVSTINDGEGRFKDIYIGTIYSLAPFLVFSPILTLLSNVLTYNEAFVYVFSIRIIYAWCLIILFIMLKEIHNYTFSDTIRNIFVTLFGMVIMLLVVFIVFVLIDQVYDFVYSIIKEAVLRV, encoded by the coding sequence ATGAAGCGCATTGCCCAATTTGTAGCATTATTGGTATTCCTGCTCGTTCCGATCTCATCTATCGCTTCTGCATCTGTCCCTTATCAGACAGAAACGTTATCAGCAGACGGTCAGACGATCGAAACACAGACTGCCTACACACCGGTCGGCACCTTACTGCCGGACGTTGAGATCACGAACCCGGAAGATATTTTCTCTGATACAAAAGGAAACCTTTATATCGCGGATTCTGGTGCTAAGAAGATTCTCGTCGCCGATAAGAACGGTAAATTTTTACGCGAGATCGGAAAAGGTGTTCTTAAATCACCAACTGGCGTCTATGTGGACGAAAACGAAAAAATCTTTGTAGCGGATTATGAAGAAGAGAAGGTATTTCGCTTTTCACAAGACGGGAAGGTCGAGGAGCAATACGGAAAACCGGATTCGCCGCTTTTCGGTAAAAGCTCTTCTTTTAAGCCACAAAAAGTAGCGGTCGACCGTCGCGGCAGCATCTATGTAATCAGTGAAGGATCCACAAACGGAATCATTCAACTTAGTAAAGATGGCGGGTTTCTCGGCTATTACGGTGTAAACAGCACCGAAGGATCGTTTGAAACGTTTTTGCAGAAGCTTCTCACATCAGAGAGTAAAAAAGCAAATATGTTCATGAAAACACCTCCCGCACCAGATAACATCGCGCTTGATGATCAAGGTCTCGTCTATTCCGTGACAGAAGGAACGACGAACGAAGTGATCAAAAAGCTGAACGTTGCCGGCAAGAACATGCTGTTTCCGGATATCTCTGATGAGAAATCATTACAAGATATCGCGGTCGATTATGACGGTAACATGTTCGTCGTATCAAGCACCGGCGAGATCTATGAATATGACAGCTTCGGAAATCTTTTATTCATCTTTGGTGGAAAAGACGACGGAACGAACCGTCTTGGGTTGTTCAAACAGCCGACAGGCATAACGATCGATTCTGATGGCAGATTGTACGTGACCGATAAAGAACGCGGCATGATCCAAGTCTTTGAATCTACTGCATTTTCAAAACAAGTACATGAAGGAATCGCGCTTTTTAAAGAAGGCCGTTATGTAGAGAGTCAGAAGTATTGGGAAGAAGTGCTGAAGATGAACTCTTCGTTCGGTCTCGCGCATTCTGCCATGGGTTCTGCTTATTACAAACAGCAAGACTATGATAAAGCGTTAGAAGAGTACGAGTTTGCTAACGATGTGTACGGTTATTCCGACTCGTTCTGGGAAGTTCGTCACGCGTGGATGCAAGAGAACCTGGAAACGGTGTTGTTCGCAATAATCTTCTTCACCATTTTGTACTATATCGTTAAAGTAATCGACAAAAAGAAAGGCATTCTGAATCAGCCACGCAGAAGAATCGGTGCAATTAAGAAACAAAGATTGATAGGAGAACTGCTCTTCCTGTTCAAGTTCTTCCGTCATCCGATCGATAGTTTTTATTATCTGAAAAAGAAACAGTACGCGTCGATTCTATCAGCGACGATTCTGTATGTAATCTTAATCGTCGAGTATATTTATAGCCGCTTCTATACCGGATTTATCTATAAAACGGTGAGCAGCGATGCGAACTTAGTCGGCGAGCTTCTCTTACTACTCGTACCACTCGCACTGTTTATTGTCGTGAACTATCTTGTTAGTACGATCAACGACGGTGAAGGAAGGTTCAAGGACATCTATATCGGAACGATCTACTCGCTCGCTCCCTTCCTTGTGTTCAGCCCGATCCTGACCCTTTTGTCGAACGTGCTAACTTATAATGAAGCGTTTGTTTATGTTTTCTCAATCCGTATCATTTACGCATGGTGCCTCATCATCCTTTTCATCATGTTAAAAGAGATCCACAACTACACGTTCTCAGACACGATCCGAAACATCTTCGTCACGCTGTTCGGTATGGTGATCATGCTTCTTGTTGTGTTCATCGTGTTCGTGTTGATCGACCAAGTGTACGATTTTGTTTATTCCATCATAAAGGAGGCTGTTCTTCGTGTATAA
- a CDS encoding carbohydrate ABC transporter permease, protein MSAFQGTRMNPSKFHKSQLKFLAFLIPLAIFMALPIVYIFFHAFKPIDELFAYPPRFFVDNPTFQNFVDLFTKTNDTGVPMSRFLFNSVVVTLIVVVLTVIISTMAGYALSKKNFRMKKAIFEINTLALMFVPAAVMIPRYLLIDELGLINTFMVHILPLLAMPIGLFLVKQFIDQIPDELLEAARLDGASDFQIFVRIIIPLVKPAIATIAILSFQLVWNSIESSSLYVNDEGLKTFSFYMSTLTSTVEGNNVAGQGLAAAASLIMFVPNLIIFIILQSQVMNTMAHSGIK, encoded by the coding sequence ATGTCAGCCTTTCAAGGGACAAGAATGAACCCGTCAAAGTTTCATAAAAGTCAGCTGAAGTTTCTTGCATTTCTCATTCCACTGGCTATCTTTATGGCTTTGCCGATCGTCTATATATTCTTTCATGCGTTCAAACCGATCGACGAACTGTTCGCGTATCCACCGCGCTTTTTTGTAGATAACCCGACATTTCAAAACTTTGTAGACCTTTTTACAAAGACGAACGATACTGGCGTTCCGATGTCGCGCTTTCTGTTCAACTCTGTTGTCGTTACGCTGATCGTGGTTGTTCTGACCGTTATCATCAGTACGATGGCAGGCTACGCGTTATCGAAGAAAAATTTTAGAATGAAAAAAGCGATCTTTGAGATCAACACGTTAGCGCTCATGTTCGTTCCAGCAGCGGTCATGATTCCGCGTTATCTGTTGATCGATGAACTCGGCTTGATCAATACGTTCATGGTTCATATCCTTCCGTTACTTGCGATGCCGATCGGTCTGTTTCTCGTCAAACAGTTCATTGATCAGATACCGGATGAACTGCTTGAGGCAGCGAGGCTTGACGGAGCATCTGATTTTCAAATCTTCGTACGGATCATCATACCGCTCGTCAAACCTGCGATCGCGACCATCGCGATTCTATCGTTCCAGCTCGTTTGGAACAGCATTGAGAGTTCGTCACTTTATGTGAACGACGAAGGACTGAAGACGTTCTCGTTCTATATGTCGACGTTAACTTCAACCGTTGAAGGAAACAACGTAGCAGGACAAGGACTTGCTGCAGCGGCATCCTTGATCATGTTCGTACCAAATCTAATCATCTTTATAATTCTGCAGAGCCAGGTGATGAACACGATGGCCCACTCAGGAATCAAGTAA
- a CDS encoding sugar ABC transporter permease, with amino-acid sequence MKKKPNKRDYSPWMFLAPYIIFFTTFIIIPVAAAILLSFTYFNAIETPSFIGLSNYVGLITQDEVFMQKILPNTLTFALIVGPGGYILSFILAWALAQVPKRMRTVLALIIYSPSMTAGVAMAVVWTIIFSGDETGYLNSLLLTMGVLLEPIQWLQSPEYLMKIMIFVTLWGSMGVGFLAMLSGVLNINTEIYEAGYIDGINNRFQEIIYITIPSMKPQMLFGAVMAVVGTFQAGAIGVALSGANPTPQYAGQLMVNHLEDYGFIRYEMGYAAAISVVLLIVVYLFSKVAWRLFGEKD; translated from the coding sequence ATGAAAAAGAAACCAAATAAACGAGATTATTCACCGTGGATGTTCCTTGCTCCGTATATCATCTTTTTTACAACGTTTATCATCATACCTGTTGCAGCGGCAATTCTGTTGTCATTCACGTATTTTAACGCGATCGAAACACCATCGTTCATCGGGTTGAGCAACTATGTCGGTCTGATCACACAGGATGAAGTGTTCATGCAGAAGATTCTGCCGAACACGTTAACGTTCGCACTGATCGTGGGCCCTGGCGGGTATATCTTATCGTTCATACTCGCTTGGGCGCTCGCTCAAGTACCAAAGCGCATGCGAACAGTGCTTGCACTGATCATCTACTCGCCGTCCATGACAGCAGGTGTTGCAATGGCCGTTGTTTGGACGATCATCTTCTCTGGAGATGAAACAGGTTACCTAAACAGCTTGCTTCTAACGATGGGTGTGCTGTTAGAGCCGATTCAATGGCTGCAGTCACCTGAGTATTTGATGAAGATCATGATCTTTGTAACGCTTTGGGGCTCTATGGGTGTAGGATTTCTCGCGATGTTATCAGGTGTTCTAAACATTAACACCGAGATCTATGAAGCAGGATACATCGACGGCATCAACAACCGTTTTCAAGAAATCATCTATATCACGATTCCGTCCATGAAGCCGCAGATGCTATTCGGCGCGGTCATGGCAGTCGTTGGAACGTTTCAGGCTGGTGCGATTGGGGTGGCGCTTTCTGGTGCTAACCCAACACCGCAATATGCGGGTCAGCTTATGGTCAACCACTTAGAAGATTATGGTTTTATCCGTTATGAGATGGGTTATGCGGCAGCAATTTCAGTCGTGCTGCTCATCGTTGTATATCTGTTCTCGAAAGTAGCCTGGAGGCTGTTTGGAGAGAAAGACTAG
- a CDS encoding extracellular solute-binding protein, translating to MKFKRFLWLGLALCLIIPQPYASAEGNSQDNKPAEKVVEENYHTVLKSWEKKGTGDASDFEASVSPSDFKIKDKKNLLSESESKGYNDRVFYWHNRESVSYEVNVEEAGLYELAFDYYPLSNEVVPIEGAIQVNGNYPFYESRRIVFPADWKNEKNTFEKDRFDNDMIPKQKRIERWNTLTAEDASQLQSEPLRYELKKGSNTIQLTNLSGEMLLGKAYVKSTSNLPSYKEYVKKHDDAKVADTLITREAEKDYEKNSSYIRPFAADDSSAIPSSPKNLLLNTLGSESWKDSGQTVNWNVNVKKDGFYKLTFKVLQNKETGGPVFRKLLIDGKVPFQETSPVTFPFNKNWDNVTLEDEDGKDYLFYLSKGKHQIGLEADAAPVEPVLHTTNKVMREMEELTLEIRKLTGNQTDTSRGWKISEYIPGIDKKLAGWADELEKELNYLRKLDNSKEDSKDMVSLEMAVQKLRALSKKPNEIPSRLTELSEGSSSAAQLLGNMLVTLPEQPLTVDRFYVHGDEKDVPDAEAGFWEKLIDSIQRFFLSFFSENYSASEAEEDTLEVWVNRPRQYVELLQNLSDQNFTPETGIKVKFSIMPEEQKLILASASNKQPDIALGISSWLPYELSIRGAAVDLHQFDDFEKFSKQFSPGAFLPLMIGDSVYAMPETQDFFVQFYRKDILQALGLPVPDTWDDVKSILPELQRFGMNYYTHIAGATGFKPFQATAPFVYQFDGNLYGKDGMKTAIGTEESLKGIQFMAELNTIYSMPLQVPNFYNHFRYSTLPIGTANFTTYTQLTAAAPEIAGWWDIAPHPGVKKEDGTVERWATGSGQSAMIFKGTKSKEDSWELLKWWLSEDTQTEFATNLQMLYGPEYMWNTSNLEAFKNLPWPEQHKKTILKQWEYLYEVPKNPGSYMIERELSNIWNRIVFDGVNPRSAVDDSVVAIDREIKRKMEEFGYVKDGKMVKPYPIPTIEQVKSWAGDENEKETK from the coding sequence ATGAAGTTTAAAAGATTTCTTTGGTTAGGTTTAGCGCTGTGTCTCATTATTCCACAACCCTATGCATCTGCTGAAGGCAACAGTCAGGATAACAAGCCTGCCGAAAAAGTCGTGGAGGAAAACTATCATACCGTCCTTAAAAGTTGGGAGAAGAAAGGGACAGGGGACGCTTCAGATTTTGAAGCGTCTGTCTCTCCTTCTGATTTTAAGATCAAAGACAAAAAGAACCTTTTGTCAGAATCAGAGAGTAAGGGCTATAACGATCGTGTTTTCTATTGGCATAACCGAGAGTCCGTTTCTTATGAAGTGAATGTGGAGGAAGCGGGACTATATGAGCTAGCGTTTGATTATTATCCACTGAGCAACGAGGTTGTTCCAATAGAGGGCGCCATTCAGGTAAACGGTAACTATCCTTTTTACGAAAGCCGCAGAATCGTGTTTCCGGCCGACTGGAAAAACGAGAAAAACACCTTTGAGAAAGATCGGTTCGACAACGATATGATTCCGAAGCAAAAGCGGATCGAGCGTTGGAACACGTTAACAGCAGAAGATGCGAGTCAGCTGCAGTCTGAGCCACTTCGTTACGAATTGAAAAAAGGAAGTAATACGATCCAGCTTACGAACCTATCAGGTGAGATGCTGCTAGGAAAAGCATACGTTAAATCAACTAGCAATCTACCAAGCTATAAAGAATACGTAAAGAAACATGATGATGCAAAAGTGGCGGACACACTGATCACACGTGAAGCTGAGAAGGACTATGAAAAGAACAGCTCATACATACGTCCTTTTGCAGCAGATGATTCATCAGCGATACCAAGCTCTCCAAAGAATCTTCTTCTGAACACACTAGGTTCTGAATCGTGGAAAGACTCAGGTCAAACGGTGAATTGGAACGTTAATGTGAAGAAAGATGGCTTTTACAAGCTAACATTTAAAGTACTGCAGAACAAAGAGACGGGTGGTCCGGTTTTCCGAAAACTGTTGATCGACGGAAAAGTTCCGTTTCAAGAAACTTCACCCGTTACGTTTCCATTCAATAAAAATTGGGACAACGTCACACTAGAAGACGAAGATGGAAAAGATTATCTGTTTTATCTATCAAAGGGGAAACATCAGATCGGTCTAGAAGCGGATGCGGCTCCTGTTGAGCCGGTTCTTCATACGACGAACAAAGTGATGCGCGAGATGGAAGAGCTCACGCTTGAGATCAGAAAGCTTACGGGAAATCAGACAGATACGTCTCGCGGCTGGAAGATCAGTGAGTACATTCCAGGCATCGATAAAAAATTGGCTGGCTGGGCGGATGAGCTAGAGAAAGAACTGAACTACCTTAGAAAACTCGATAACTCAAAAGAAGATTCAAAAGATATGGTCTCGCTTGAGATGGCGGTTCAAAAGCTAAGAGCACTTAGCAAAAAGCCAAATGAGATTCCAAGCCGACTTACTGAGCTGTCAGAAGGATCATCTTCAGCGGCACAGCTGCTCGGAAACATGCTTGTAACGTTGCCAGAACAGCCGTTAACGGTGGATCGCTTCTACGTGCATGGTGATGAAAAAGATGTCCCAGATGCAGAAGCTGGTTTTTGGGAAAAGCTGATTGATTCGATTCAACGCTTCTTCTTATCGTTCTTCTCAGAGAACTACTCGGCGAGTGAAGCAGAAGAAGATACGTTAGAGGTTTGGGTGAATCGGCCACGTCAATACGTAGAACTCCTACAAAACCTATCTGATCAAAACTTTACGCCAGAAACAGGAATCAAAGTAAAATTCTCGATCATGCCAGAAGAGCAGAAGCTGATTCTCGCGAGTGCTTCAAACAAGCAGCCAGACATAGCCTTAGGCATCTCTTCATGGTTGCCGTACGAGTTATCGATTCGTGGTGCAGCCGTTGATCTGCATCAATTCGATGACTTTGAAAAGTTCAGCAAGCAGTTCTCGCCAGGAGCTTTTCTGCCGCTTATGATCGGTGATTCGGTTTATGCGATGCCAGAGACGCAAGATTTCTTTGTTCAGTTTTACCGAAAAGATATCCTGCAAGCACTCGGTCTTCCAGTTCCAGATACGTGGGATGACGTGAAGAGCATCTTACCAGAACTTCAGCGTTTTGGAATGAACTACTATACACACATCGCTGGTGCAACAGGGTTTAAGCCGTTCCAAGCAACCGCTCCGTTCGTGTATCAGTTTGATGGAAATCTATACGGAAAAGATGGCATGAAGACGGCGATCGGAACAGAAGAATCGCTAAAAGGTATACAGTTCATGGCAGAGCTGAACACGATCTACAGCATGCCGTTACAAGTACCAAACTTTTATAACCATTTCCGATATTCAACACTACCGATCGGGACGGCTAACTTTACGACATATACACAGCTAACAGCAGCCGCTCCAGAGATCGCAGGATGGTGGGATATTGCACCACATCCGGGTGTGAAAAAAGAAGACGGAACAGTGGAGCGTTGGGCTACTGGTTCAGGTCAGTCCGCGATGATCTTCAAAGGAACGAAGAGCAAGGAAGATTCGTGGGAACTTTTAAAATGGTGGCTGTCAGAAGATACGCAGACCGAGTTCGCGACCAATCTTCAGATGCTGTACGGACCAGAATACATGTGGAACACGTCCAACCTAGAGGCATTCAAGAACCTTCCGTGGCCAGAACAGCATAAGAAAACGATTTTGAAGCAATGGGAGTATCTATACGAAGTACCGAAGAATCCAGGTTCGTACATGATCGAGCGTGAGCTTTCGAACATCTGGAACCGCATCGTGTTCGACGGTGTGAACCCGAGATCCGCAGTTGACGATTCCGTCGTTGCGATTGACCGGGAGATCAAGCGAAAGATGGAAGAGTTTGGGTATGTGAAGGACGGCAAGATGGTCAAGCCGTATCCGATTCCTACGATAGAACAAGTGAAAAGTTGGGCAGGCGATGAGAATGAAAAAGAAACCAAATAA
- a CDS encoding extracellular solute-binding protein codes for MKKVLSLFMIIALLFSVAACSSDDKASSDDKKENVTISYASWSLGTEKEQNLERLMIKAFEKKYPNIKVKIDESINPTDWNGTLAAAASAGKMPDVFALPQIPSSLSNDWLMDITKMTEKDKDFANIPEAVRESATYNDKVYAVPFAQHFLGYLVNKDLFNEANLDYPEFGFSIEEYTKSIKEVTNINKGVAGTNHAFSVTDWYPAAANPDMGWYTVKDGQYSLDSKEFIAGANLAKEITTNNYAYESLPDDLKANFKGENPEEVWMNGQVAVKWDGTWGVPALVEKGTFDFDFIGLPGGRTGVTNDFVGISKTSKHAEEAFLFSKWMSFGKEGFMKRMEIAEKEGKALNTLPVNADPEILDEYFAINEVPGIKTAYDNLDNAIVEPVKTVPGYVDARWEAPTGVKVGEEANAKVAVILDNVIKGNLKIEDYAKQLDQLADQKSKEASEALKDK; via the coding sequence ATGAAGAAAGTATTATCACTATTCATGATCATCGCACTGCTATTTTCAGTAGCAGCTTGTAGCTCAGATGACAAAGCAAGCTCTGACGACAAGAAAGAAAACGTAACCATCTCATATGCTAGCTGGTCACTTGGTACGGAAAAAGAACAAAACCTTGAGCGCCTTATGATCAAAGCGTTCGAGAAAAAGTATCCGAACATCAAAGTGAAAATCGACGAGTCGATTAACCCGACAGACTGGAACGGAACGCTAGCTGCTGCAGCAAGTGCGGGCAAGATGCCAGACGTTTTTGCTCTTCCACAGATTCCATCATCACTATCAAACGACTGGTTGATGGACATCACGAAAATGACGGAAAAAGATAAAGATTTTGCTAACATTCCAGAAGCAGTTCGTGAATCAGCGACTTACAACGATAAAGTGTATGCGGTTCCATTTGCACAGCATTTCTTAGGCTACTTAGTAAACAAAGATTTGTTCAACGAAGCGAACCTCGATTACCCTGAGTTTGGTTTTTCAATTGAAGAGTACACAAAATCTATTAAAGAAGTAACGAACATCAACAAAGGTGTAGCTGGAACAAACCACGCGTTCTCTGTAACGGACTGGTATCCGGCTGCGGCAAACCCAGACATGGGCTGGTATACGGTTAAAGACGGACAATATTCTCTTGATTCAAAAGAATTTATCGCAGGAGCGAATCTTGCAAAAGAGATTACAACGAACAACTACGCATACGAGTCACTTCCAGATGACTTGAAAGCTAACTTTAAAGGTGAGAACCCAGAAGAAGTATGGATGAACGGACAAGTTGCTGTGAAATGGGACGGTACTTGGGGAGTTCCTGCACTCGTTGAAAAAGGAACGTTTGACTTTGATTTCATCGGTCTTCCTGGTGGAAGAACGGGTGTAACGAACGACTTTGTTGGAATCTCTAAAACAAGTAAACATGCAGAAGAAGCATTCCTTTTCTCTAAGTGGATGTCTTTCGGTAAAGAAGGCTTCATGAAGCGTATGGAAATCGCTGAAAAAGAAGGAAAAGCACTGAACACACTACCAGTTAACGCAGATCCTGAAATTTTAGACGAGTACTTTGCGATCAATGAAGTACCAGGAATCAAAACAGCTTACGACAACTTAGACAACGCAATCGTTGAGCCGGTTAAAACCGTACCTGGCTATGTAGATGCACGTTGGGAAGCACCAACTGGCGTGAAGGTTGGAGAAGAAGCGAACGCGAAAGTGGCTGTCATTTTAGATAACGTAATCAAAGGAAACCTGAAGATTGAAGACTACGCAAAACAGCTTGATCAATTAGCAGACCAAAAGAGTAAAGAAGCAAGTGAGGCTTTAAAAGATAAATAG
- a CDS encoding beta-galactosidase: protein MKNIAIKDEKVIVDGQEVFLFGGELHYFRIPKQDWRERIQQVKEAGANMISTYVPWIFHEYEEGVTDLTGTSRPERDLHTFLQLVKEEGMYCLVRPGPYVMAEIVDHGVPTWFIENYPEAVAKTNGGEIHPTRVVSYSHPTFLEKTELWYEKVCAVIKPFLVTNGGPVILFQLDNEVGMFHWVTNQPDYNAYTLQEFQHHLTTNYNEQSFQETFRIPFSEIQSFAENMTKKPEAIYAHALRNEFGLFLRQHYKRFIEHLKQSAEEKGIDVPFVVNIHGFHGIDILKRGTMYPIGISQLLETAKIENTLMAGDYYIGNIEYDSYVDIVLANAFTKAIQWKEQPLFSAEFQGGSIHDKPKLQPTTFDLTTRLCIADGMNGVNYYMFGAGENYENIGLFGRRHDWQAPLTKSGKKNPHYPVIQHIGKLLQTFESSLLQTKPIVDTHLGFYPDYYMTEFHDEHTKNMVNQIQRERETFMANGIAKALRVNNIIYDAINVQDDAEIDPNEIPSLWMFTTEWMDENIQQKLVSYLENGGRLILFPRIPTKTLKNVPCTILKDYINVTVKETKHRVFGQIDQADNVLIDRAEIYETTDGAFAHLEDNPDQVIAFEKQLGKGQLYMFGIGMDHGFHYQNDIIVELAKRVGIQSRFTLEEELDITVRSSPEKGDFFFLQNFDEFKKTTTITYDGSTLFGGKEISIPMRSGLMLPVNVPLHEDLFIEYGTGEIYETLQQQDEISLTIKMIQKEEEFVFRSTSWKPVNNKEVSIEEVQEHTYKVLISTTEDTTSIRFQPAFANAIRP, encoded by the coding sequence ATGAAGAACATAGCAATAAAAGATGAAAAGGTGATCGTGGATGGTCAGGAGGTCTTCTTGTTCGGAGGAGAGCTTCACTACTTTCGAATCCCGAAGCAAGACTGGCGCGAGCGCATACAGCAAGTAAAAGAAGCAGGAGCGAACATGATCAGCACGTACGTACCATGGATTTTTCACGAGTATGAGGAAGGTGTTACGGATCTTACCGGAACGTCTCGTCCAGAACGTGATCTACATACGTTTCTGCAGCTCGTAAAAGAAGAGGGGATGTACTGTTTAGTCCGTCCGGGACCATACGTGATGGCAGAAATCGTGGATCATGGTGTTCCAACGTGGTTTATTGAAAACTATCCGGAAGCGGTAGCGAAAACGAACGGTGGCGAGATTCATCCGACCAGAGTCGTGAGTTACAGTCACCCAACCTTTTTAGAAAAAACAGAGCTTTGGTATGAAAAGGTATGTGCCGTTATTAAGCCGTTCCTCGTAACAAACGGCGGTCCGGTTATCCTTTTCCAGCTTGATAACGAAGTGGGAATGTTCCACTGGGTGACGAATCAGCCGGATTACAATGCTTATACACTGCAAGAATTCCAACATCATCTTACAACCAATTACAATGAGCAATCGTTTCAAGAAACATTCCGCATTCCGTTTAGCGAGATTCAGTCGTTCGCGGAGAACATGACAAAAAAGCCTGAAGCGATCTACGCTCATGCCCTACGAAATGAGTTTGGACTCTTTTTAAGACAGCATTACAAGCGTTTCATCGAGCATCTTAAACAGTCGGCAGAGGAAAAAGGCATCGACGTTCCGTTCGTCGTGAACATTCATGGCTTTCATGGAATCGATATCTTAAAGCGCGGAACGATGTATCCAATCGGCATTTCGCAGCTGCTCGAGACCGCCAAGATAGAGAACACACTCATGGCTGGTGATTATTATATCGGCAACATCGAGTATGACAGCTATGTAGATATCGTTTTAGCAAATGCCTTTACAAAAGCGATCCAATGGAAAGAGCAGCCGCTTTTCTCAGCTGAATTTCAAGGTGGAAGCATCCACGACAAGCCGAAGCTTCAACCGACAACGTTTGATCTAACAACGCGTTTATGCATCGCGGACGGGATGAACGGTGTGAACTATTACATGTTTGGTGCGGGCGAGAACTATGAAAACATCGGCTTGTTCGGCAGACGTCACGATTGGCAGGCGCCACTCACAAAGTCGGGCAAGAAAAATCCGCACTATCCTGTGATTCAACATATTGGAAAGTTGCTTCAAACTTTTGAGAGTTCACTTTTACAAACTAAGCCTATCGTTGATACGCATCTCGGTTTTTATCCGGATTATTACATGACGGAGTTTCATGACGAGCATACGAAAAACATGGTCAATCAGATCCAACGTGAACGAGAGACCTTTATGGCGAACGGCATCGCGAAGGCGCTTCGCGTGAACAACATCATCTATGATGCGATTAATGTGCAGGATGATGCCGAAATCGATCCGAATGAAATCCCTTCTCTATGGATGTTTACCACAGAGTGGATGGATGAAAACATTCAGCAAAAACTTGTTTCATATTTAGAGAACGGCGGAAGGCTCATCCTGTTCCCGAGAATTCCGACGAAAACGCTGAAAAACGTACCGTGCACGATTTTAAAAGATTATATCAATGTAACGGTAAAAGAAACAAAGCACCGCGTGTTTGGTCAGATTGATCAGGCGGATAACGTGTTGATCGACCGGGCTGAGATCTATGAAACAACAGATGGAGCGTTCGCACATCTTGAGGACAACCCAGATCAAGTGATCGCGTTCGAAAAACAGCTTGGAAAAGGTCAACTCTATATGTTTGGTATTGGAATGGATCACGGTTTTCATTATCAAAACGACATCATTGTTGAGCTTGCCAAACGAGTAGGGATACAGAGTCGTTTTACATTAGAAGAAGAGCTTGATATTACCGTTCGATCTTCACCAGAAAAAGGAGACTTCTTCTTCCTTCAAAACTTTGATGAATTTAAGAAGACGACGACAATCACGTACGACGGATCAACCCTTTTCGGTGGAAAAGAAATCTCGATTCCAATGCGAAGCGGCCTCATGCTACCAGTCAACGTACCGTTACATGAAGACTTGTTCATCGAATACGGTACTGGTGAAATCTATGAGACGCTACAGCAACAAGACGAGATCTCACTCACTATAAAAATGATTCAAAAAGAAGAAGAATTCGTCTTCCGTTCCACCTCCTGGAAACCTGTAAACAACAAAGAGGTTTCAATAGAGGAAGTCCAAGAGCACACATACAAAGTGCTAATTTCAACAACAGAAGACACAACATCCATCCGGTTTCAACCAGCGTTCGCAAACGCTATTCGACCATAA